Genomic segment of Vicugna pacos chromosome 31, VicPac4, whole genome shotgun sequence:
gatgaacatcccatactatttcgattagcataacttcatttcgattacgcatatctcacaattctgaaagtgcgcaggacacttcctcttgtggaaatgaggcttctaaaggttctcagctctgcattctgctctatgtcattttggagtgtttaaaaaaaagcaaactgagagtgcgcttgtgctttgtagtgccacgggaatgtcccaatgaaagcagttcttcccagagcttctctgtctactgaaacaccagtggaagctcatccatggatgtcacacatcagggcctgctggaatgatcccgcagacctaccttggtgtcctcggtgccgtaccgtgccggtgccatccaaaatgtagcatccgcttttgggagatagtgctgaaggaaatgcttcctcttctcacgctgtggacttggaccactcttccttgtcctctcatccttgtggcacgggtgcacgaaggcaaccacagagctgttgcgcatcctgtgcctcaaaccaaaccataatcccagcccaggttatgaatgtagcagatcctaaggcttttcattctgatttcaaacccaaggccccctggatccctcagaccagatgcacgatagctctgattcagccccacacgtgctctattggcaagatgcccaattggtccctggtcctgcagatgcactgggtgtggccatgggacatatcggtaatctcaaccgcgcgaccagtgtggttgctttatcattggtacacagttcggtttgctctcttgattcgacccaccacatcccacaacgcactccagatccctgagactcagcgtgtgccatcatccgtagccctatccctcactgaccgttgcctctgctacctcaaatttggcagctcggatcttggtctcagaatcaactgtggggatattttgcgctggattctttgagttctgtcagccaagcatctgctgtgcactcttgtaaatctcagcacatcaccttcaatcccatgtctcctgtccgcttgagagtgtgcgtccaaggtaaacagagtttcacccttgttgctccatcaccaggggtcagaccctgcactggtttccattccctgctttgccttctcctgcttccaggtgtcctgaggcctcatcctgtctttggaagtaacaggcctctcttcggcaagtgtcctgtgccaagggctgggtgagtggatgtttccattgctctgtacctgggagcgagtgagtgcaggttgcacttcttctctgccaactgggcatcgatgaatcaacactatccagatacatttcacagaaatgtgatatttgcttagctctttgtttctatacagccttggtgggagggattgtccgaagacacctgttttgacagtgtgttgatatctcatttgcagtctttaagaagtttaacagaattcatttacatgttttgggagtatacgaaaatcaagttattttttgaaacacactgtatcgacctagaagccagacttgtcaattttggtaacattttgtcagctctacggaaaacctagacagaaagaatgcaaacttccagtccaaactgttaaaggggtcatgtcagctctttacggttgaagcctccgaaaccaacaggaaccatgaaataactattggaaacatgaaataacccccaaccttggatacacttgtgcatgtggtgccctttactcccagtgacacctactggccaatgttggcatttcaaggggtaacatccctctctaggaaaatacaagaggaaacaaaccaaatatatacatttaggtttgaatccaaaagcacctagaggcattatagctaggacaaccctgctgcagttatgctagtctattgagaaccaggtgttcttctatcagtgatgagaacgattaatcatccgatcatgttgggtaaagccatttaacgcaaccaagtctgcacccccatgatatagtgcccccgggggcttgactcaattgaaagacgatccacagaagctgtgtctttaatgtcactggcgactttgacagtacagttcactttctgacatgtactatttacctatactgtcttgaaaaactgaggcctaatacagattcaagttcagtcaaagattcccctgacttaccacactcccttcaccccagggaagacataaacacaacattggctgaatctagcggaaggccatcgtttctaggtgtgagctaagtattcaattcctatcgatttcagccgagactatttgaccttgaaggagttcactgttgttcacagagtgtgaagctggaggaagtctgattgtaggaggggcttgctcttctcgtaatggcttcattgcagctcaggtactgatccttcaaaatggatgcctgagtggaggggagggaagggcaagtgcttgctagctaggcccaaacctgggaaaaggcttacctgggcttggtgaattctggtctgaatggcttgggaatgccccttgggacgtgtggattctcacgacctcttccaagaacaggagcgttttgatcatctctgccatctcttctcttgcagatgtcagggaccttggacccgttcttggagaagagaattgaggaacttcctcaagtccacgttggcactccgtatgtttctgccagtatcagcgaggatcaataggtctcatgaatgtcttttgagcctggtatcctctacagctgtctccacgccagtattctccattgtagcagaacatctctcatccatgtgttcgcatctctcctcaatccgtgcagccagcttttcgcccagcttctcttcgtgtctcccctaaagtcgacttcagcaggactgggcaagtctgaaagtacctcggagcctcaccagtaagctgatgacaggcagatcttccactgtctgctctgaaaggttctggaaactgacctgtgaactcaggtctttgggcagcagcagtatctcgaacttacacagcttcccggaccaaacacctaagccaagctccacagagggcggcagcccctccatcacactgatccacccacagaactctgcccggttacctaggatccaacagccacaacaagcctcgcggtacacaccaacattccacctggaatccaaccggtacctgccatccccaatggctgctgcatcttgtcagtgttgggggaggggctgcatccgacgagaggtgcctaaggtaaatgtgattctacccactagcgtcccatgggcctttcttcttccctctttccttttgctcagatctgtatgcacagtaccaatggagggaagtgggtccctttttagttgatggtttcacacgtctttaaactttctaacagttcacagtacacagagaccctctaaaggagacttatgttcctatgatatccgtacacccggaatacatatgcgtcgcctgatttctgctgaaacacccgcactctcaggacatggatccatttgtttcatgggggctgaaattccaagaaatgaaaccaaccccaatgtgcactttactgtctgtctcttttgctcttagtacactttggcagatctacgtgcctttgttataggcttcttacatttcttctctacgtagcgtagaatatggcattccttcatcctgtcggaagacatacaagtctacatcacggactaggaatccatttgattccaaatcggcatttgggttaggtcacgatatgctcttatgaatcaatatttacgaatatgaatgcacgcctctgatttgcgaagacaagtgtgctgagtacatgcaagccgcgatactgggtcgatgcgtgctgaatgatccttgacatcaccttgagtattttcttttgaataatcatgattcccttggtagatgtcagccaaccgtacccttttggtgcttgtttgttggtttgattctttgttggtctgcttcttgcttgttttgcaaacacgtcaggccatgcagctctcctttcgcttcaaacagagagtccaataagctgattcacttaagagagtgcttccaatcacctatgatttcctgcttccctctcccatctttagggttttgatgtcctccttgccttcttcttgtttcttctttgccactcatgctcttcttgcatttccaataatggttttcttccttccatttcatcttgctgcttttctattcaggggagtattctcaaccttccttttagaagaagttttgaactgctgaattcttttaagatttgccggtctgtggaattctctagctctgccgttattagaaacggtggtcatggggcataggctaccgtagttggcagcatttggccattcaggatatggtctgtgtcctggcactcctccctgtcctgcaatattgctgccgagatatcagctgaaacccctctggaggttcccttgtgactatgttgtttcctccaggtgcattttaaatcactgggatattcgtgaactttgttgatttgaatcatacagctgctggtaggtctattgggattccacctcctttggatgctgtgtaatccctgaattcacatagatgattctttcttggctttcagcacgtttcagtctgatttttctacagatacattttcagacagtttttgtttctttatctcttgcttttccatctgggactcttatgaactctagtctttcatgccctgtcttaacccaggattcaacagcaatgtttcattggtttgcacttgctttcctatgtctgcttctgaccgagggatttctgttcccctgtcttcacagtcattcacgcgtccctctgcattatctagtctgctaagggctgaattttggccctgatatgatcacatccattgagttttctgatattttttggctcgtctttagactttctcttccccttttctgatattctgccttttgtgattctgagacaatgttgttcttcagggttttccagacctccaatttcaacacttggtctggatagcgttttgcagtctagttgtttgaaagcttatcttctgggccttcaatatctttggaactgaaaatggtacttcctgtttcttttactgtacttcttcatctctactggtcaggtaatatcaggtatctaatgtagacttctagggctttgttaagtgaaaattttagactcttgtctctacgcaattccatgggatttctgtgaggacaacttctcctagacattgatgccatattctgttcctgtgtgtgttgtctggtatatctccaattgctggtgttgcatttgttgtgatgaacatcccatactatttcgattagcataacttcatttcgattacgcatatctcacaattctgaaagtgcgcaggacacttcctcttgtggaaatgaggcttctaaaggttctcagctctgcattctgctctatgtcattttggagtgtttaaaaaaaagcaaactgagagtgcgcttgtgctttgtagtgccacgggaatgtcccaatgaaagcagttcttcccagagcttctctgtctactgaaacaccagtggaagctcatccatggatgtcacacatcagggcctgctggaatgatcccgcagacctaccttggtgtcctcggtgccgtaccatgccggtgccatccaaaatgtagcatccgcttttgggagatagtgctgaaggaaatgcttcctcttctcacgctgtggacttggaccactcttccttgtcctctcatccttgtggcacgggtgcacgaaggcaaccacagagctgttgcgcatcctgtgcctcaaaccaaaccataatcccagcccaggttatgaatgtagcagatcctaaggcttttcattctgatttcaaacccaaggccccctggatccctcagaccagatgcacgatagctctgattcagccccacacgtgctctattggcaagatgcccaatttgtccctggtcctgcagatgcactgggtgtggccatgggacatatcggtaatctcaaccgcgcgaccagtgtggttgctttatcattggtacacagttcggtttgctctcttgattcgacccaccacatcccacaacgcactccagatccctgagactcagcgtgtgccatcatccgtagccctatccctcactgaccgttgcctctgctacctcaaatttggcagctcggatcttggtctcagaatcaactgtggggatattttgcgctggattctttgagttctgtcagccaagcatctgctgtgcactcttgtaaatctcagcacatcaccttcaatcccatgtctcctgtccgcttgagagtgtgcgtccaaggtaaacagagtttcacccttgttgctccatcaccaggggtcagaccctgcactggtttccattccctgctttgccttctcctgcttccaggtgtcctgaggcctcatcctgtctttggaagtaacaggcctctcttcggcaagtgtcctgtgccaagggctgggtgagtggatgtttccattgctctgtacctgggagcgagtgagtgcaggttgcacttcttctctgccaactgggcatcgatgaatcaacactatccagatacatttcacagaaatgtgatatttgcttagctctttgtttctatacagccttggtgggagggattgtccgaagacacctgttttgacagtgtgttgatatctcatttgcagtctttaagaagtttaacagaattcatttacatgttttgggagtatacgaaaatcaagttattttttgaaacacactgtatcgacctagaagccagacttgtcaattttggtaacattttgtcagctctacggaaaacctagacagaaagaatgcaaacttccagtccaaactgttaaaggggtcatgtcagctctttacggttgaagcctccgaaaccaacaggaaccatgaaataactattggaaacatgaaataacccccaaccttggatacacttgtgcatgtggtgccctttactcccagtgacacctactggccaatgttggcatttcaaggggtaacatccctctctaggaaaatacaagaggaaacaaaccaaatatatacatttaggtttgaatccaaaagcacctagaggcattatagctaggacaaccctgctgcagttatgctagtctattgagaaccaggtgttcttctatcagtgatgagaacgattaatcatccgatcatgttgggtaaagccatttaacgcaaccaagtctgcacccccatgatatagtgcccccgggggcttgactcaattgaaagacgatccacagaagctgtgtctttaatgtcactggcgactttgacagtacagttcactttctgacatgtactatttacctatactgtcttgaaaaactgaggcctaatacagattcaagttcagtcaaagattcccctgacttaccacactcccttcaccccagggaagacataaacacaacattggctgaatctagcggcaggccatcgtttctaggtgtgagctaagtattcaattcctatcgatttcagccgagactatttgaccttgaaggagttcactgttgttcacagagtgtgaagctggaggaagtctgattctaggaggggcttgctcttctcataatggcttcattgcagctcaggtactgatccttcaaaatggatgcctgagtggaggggagggaagggcaagtgcttgctagctaggcccaaacctgggaaaaggcttacctgggcttggtgaattctggtctgaatggcttgggaatgccccttgggacgtgtggattctcacgacctcttccaagaacaggagcgttttgatcatctctgccatctcttctcttgcagatgtcagggaccttggacccgttcttggagaagagaattgaggaacttcctcaagtccacgttggcactccgtatgtttctgccagtatcagcgaggatcaataggtctcatgaatgtcttttgagcctggtatcctctacagctgtctccacgccagtattctccattgtagcagaacatctctcatccatgtgttcgcatctctcctcaatccgtgcagccagcttttcgcccagcttctcttcgtgtctcccctaaagtcgacttcagcaggactgggcaagtctgaaagtacctcggagcctcaccagtaagctgatgacaggcagatcttccactgtctgctctgaaaggttctggaaactgacctgtgaactcaggtctttgggcagcagcagtatctcgaacttacacagcttcccggaccaaacacctaagccaagctccacagagggcggcagcccctccatcacactgatccacccacagaactctgcccggttacctaggatccaacagccacaacaagcctcgcggtacacaccaacattccacctggaatccaaccggtacctgccatccccaatggctgctgcatcttgtcagtgttgggggaggggctgcatccgacgagaggtgcctaaggtaaatgtgattctacccactagcgtcccatgggcctttcttcttccctctttccttttgctcagatctgtatgcacagtaccaatggagggaagtgggtccctttttagttgatggtttcacacgtctttaaactttctaacagttcacagtacacagagaccctctaaaggagacttatgttcctatgatatccgtacacccggaatacatatgcgtcgcctgatttctgctgaaacacccgcactctcaggacatggatccatttgtttcatgggggctgaaattccaagaaatgaaaccaaccccaatgtgcactttactgtctgtctcttttgctcttagtacactttggcagatctacgtgcctttgttataggcttcttacatttcttctctacgtagcgtagaatatggcattccttcatcctgtcggaagacatacaagtctacatcaaggactaggaatccatttgattccaaatcggcatttgggttaggtcacgatatgctcttatgaatcaatatttacgaatatgaatgcacgcctctgatttccgaagacaagtgtgctgagtacatgcaagccgcgatactgggtcgatgcgtgctgaatgatccttgacatcaccttgagtattttcttttgaataatcatgattcccttggtagatgtcagccaaccgtacccttttggtgcttgtttgttggtttgattctttgttggtctgcttcttgcttgttttgcaaacacgtcaggccatgcagctctcctttcgcttcaaacagagagtccaataagctgattcacttaagagagtgcttccaatcacctatgatttcctgcttccctctcccatctttagggttttgatgtcctcctggccttcttcttgtttcttctttgccactcatgctcttcttgcatttccaataatggttttcttctttccatttcatcttgctgcttttctattcaggggagtattctcaaccttccttttagaagaagttttgaactgctgaattcttttaagatttgccggtctgtggaattctctagctctgccgttattagaaatggtggtcatggggcataggctaccctaggtggcagcatttggccattcaggatatggtctgtgtcctggcactcctccctgtcctgcaatattgctgccgagatatcagctgaaacccctctggaggttcccttgtgactatgttgtttcctccaggtgcattttaaatcactgggatattcgtgaactttgttgatttgaatcatacagctgctggtaggtctattgggattccacctcctttggatgctgtgtaatccctgaattcgcatagatgattctttcttggctttcagcacgtttcagtctgatttttctacagatacattttcagacagtttttgtttctttatctcttgcttttccatctgggactcttatgaactctagtctttcatgccctgtcttaacccaggattcaacagcaatgtttcattggtttgcacttgctttcctatgtctgcttctgaccgagggatttctgttcccctgtcttcacagtcattcacgcgtccctctgcattatctagtctgctaagggctgaattttggccctgatatgatcacatccattgagttttctgatattttttggctcgtctttagactttctcttccccttttctgatattctgccttttgtgattctgagacaatgttgttcttcagggttttccagacctccaatttcaacacttggtctggatagcgttttgcagtctagttgtttgaaagcttatcttctgggccttcaatatctttggaactgaaaatggtacttcctgtttcttttactgtacttcttcatctctactggtcaggtaatatcaggtatctaatgtagacttctagggctttgttaagtgaaaattttagactcttgtctctacgcaattccatgggatttctgtgaggacaacttctcctagacattgatgccatattctgttcctgtgtgtgttgtctggtatatctccaattgctggtgttgcatttgttgtgatgaacatcccatactatttcgattagcataacttcatttcggttacgcatatctcacaattctgaaagtgcgcaggacacttcctcttgtggaaatgaggcttctaaaggttctcagctctgcattctgctctatgtcattttggagtgtttaaaaataagcaaactgagagtgcgcttgtgctttgtagtgccacgggaatgtcccaatgaaagcagttcttcccagagcttctctgtctactgaaacaccagtggaagctcatccatggatgtcacacatcagggcctgctggaatgatcccgcagacctaccttggtgtcctcggtgccgtaccgtgccggtgccatccaaaatgtagcatccgcttttgggagatagtgctgaaggaaatgcttcctcttctcacgctgtggacttggaccactcttccttgtcctctcatccttgtggcacgggtgcacgaaggcaaccacagagctgttgcgcatcctgtgcctcaaaccaaaccataatcccagcccaggttatgaatgtagcagatcctaaggcttttcattctgatttcaaacccaaggccccctggatccctcagaccagatgcacgatagctctgattcagccccacacgtgctctattggcaagatgcccaattggtccctggtcctgcagatgcactgggtgtggccatgggacatatcggtaatctcaaccgcgcgaccagtgtggttgctttatcattggtacacagttcggtttgctctcttgattcgacc
This window contains:
- the LOC140690605 gene encoding uncharacterized protein: MTGRSSTVCSERFWKLTCELRSLGSSSISNLHSFPDQTPKPSSTEGGSPSITLIHPQNSARLPRIQQPQQASRYTPTFHLESNRYLPSPMAAASCQCWGRGCIRREVPKLGSWSQNQLWGYFALDSLSSVSQASAVHSCKSQHITFNPMSPVRLRVCVQGVLRPHPVFGSNRPLFGKCPVPRAGL
- the LOC140690604 gene encoding uncharacterized protein, coding for MTGRSSTVCSERFWKLTCELRSLGSSSISNLHSFPDQTPKPSSTEGGSPSITLIHPQNSARLPRIQQPQQASRYTPTFHLESNRYLPSPMAAASCQCWGRGCIRREVPKLGSWSQNQLWGYFALDSLSSVSQASAVHSCKSQHITFNPMSPVRLRVCVQGVLRPHPVFGSNRPLFGKCPVPRAGL